TTTTCTGATTGTATAGGAAACATGATTAATGTTGAAATGGGAGGCATAGGCATATAGGCCTAATTTTGTTACCCTGAATTAGAACAACTCCAATTCCATGTTGATTCTGCAGCTGTTTTTTAGGACTCTAGCACTTCTAGGGGTATTAAAGTCTAATTTTTTAGAGGGTAAAGACACTTTGGCCCAAGTAACTCATTGGTTGCTAGTATTTCTTCTGAGGATCTCATTAAGCCTTTTCTTGAACATCAGCTTTAACAACCTGGaaaggtagcttgttccatattatTAATGCCTGCAGTACATCTGCACCTTAATGTGTCATAGGCTTCACAtttcttgtaatttttttaatttagcagaattttttttttacattccaaaTTGGAACTGGGGAGGTTTCCGAATTTTTACCTCAGGCTATGAATGCTAGCATCTTTTAATTTTGGTATCCCTTGGCAAATGTCTTGCTTTAAACCAACTTTGAGAATTCATTTTGTAGCCTGGAGAATGTGTTTAATTTGAATGCTCTTATGTTACCCAGAAGTTTCAGTTTTTGCACTTAATAGTAGTCAGTGATTTGCAGAACAGCTGTCTTTAGTTTAAAGAGACTGAAGTTTTGAGTTTCACAACTTGTGAAAAGGCACATTTTTGGGGTCCTGATTTCATTTGGTTGGTTGTGTGTAATTTGAATAAGGGGTGCTATACTAgattctaagaaaacatgttaTATGAGTTAGAAGTAGAAGTCTTTACAGTGATAAAATTGTGCCACCCACAAACTTGTGTGTTATATAGGAAAATCTGAAAGCATTTGGATATGTTCACACATCACACATTAAAGGTTTTATAAATCATTTATTTAGGATATTGCTGAGTTTGTGTAATATTTGTTgaccttaaacacagctatggaAGTTCTCTTAATTGCATACCTGTCATGAATGGGTTTCACACTCCTtgagtttttattttgcaaCGTGGATGTAGAAGCTTAATTTCGGACTCGGAATCCACACTTTCCTGTGCACAGCTTGAAGATTGCACAGTGAGCTGGAGTGCAGTTCTCTTCCCAGTAAGCTTTCATGTCACGCTGAAACTTTTCTCCTTGGTTAATTTCAGCACTCCTCTGAAAAGCTGAACCAAAGTGGCAGCCTGTTTCCTTACGAAATCCATGGTAAGTTTGAGATGTGCACTGTCAAGCTGACTAGTAAGGGAAAGGGTGTGTTGTCTAGTGAGTGATGTCTTCCAGGCGATTTGGGAAGAATGTTCTTTTGGCCATCTGTTCTTGCATGTAAAGCATTAACTGATTATAATTTTGCCTTGATGTcatgcattttctttcatgCTTTTTTCCATATTGGGGTTTGGAGTACACAATTTACAGGCTGTAAATATGGAACGATTTAGATTCAGGCTTATTTTATAACATTTgtgtacattttgaaaatgaatagtGTTCCTTGGGTATTTGAATTTTATGCATTTTCTTAACCTTTGTTCTTTCAAGCAGTaggtttgatctttttttttcttcctcatcTGTTTTAGCAATAAaggttttttaaaactattttctcAAATTAGGTGATTTTCTAAATGGAGTTTATGGGGCCCCTGTATCCTTACCCTGTTACTTTgaatttttgtaaaacaaaagcaCAGCCAATTCGCCCTATTTTTAGCTCATCCGTTCCTTATTTTTTAGGATCTTGCCTAAAAGTACCTGTTAATGTGTAAGGTTGGGGTAATTAAGGTAGGAAAAAAGGTTTTACCAGGTTGCCTTTGAATGTTTTCGATAAGGATTTGCTTTCATTGTTCTGCCGGGCTGAAGAGGCACGTAAAAGTCCTTGACTAGATAAAGACCATGCTGTGAAGCCAAGCATTTTAATCAACTGGAATAAAATATTACCAATGACGTAATTTCTTTGTCAGTTCTGAATATGGAACAGTCAGCAGTTGAAGCTAACGcccgttttctttctttccttctttgaCAGAAGAGAGCCCATGGAGAGTGATAAGCAGGGCCTGCCCTATCCGAACAGAAGCGACCAAGAATGCACCTTTCTATTTCCCTTTGTGCCCCTTCAGCCGCGGTGCCCCTGACAGTGTTGGACTGCAGTGGCAGCGGGACGTCACAGGCCTGCGAACCAGCGGCAGCTCCTCGGGGGGCAGCAGGCCCGGCAGCGGCTGTGGCATCAGCCCCTCCGTGCTGCCAGGCTGGATCAGCGAACTGAACCTGAACGAGAACTGTGGGCCGCCGCTGGCGCCGCCCACCAAGCGCCACTGTCGCTCCCTGTCCGAGCCGGATGAGCTGGCCCGCTGCAGATCGCCGTGGAAGCCGGGCAGCGGCTCCAAAGTTTGGACTCCCGTCTCCAAGAGGCGCTGCAACAGCGGGGGCAGCGCCACCCTGCAGCGCTGCAACAGCCACGGCGGCGCCACCCTGCCGCGCAGCCCCAGCGTCAGCCTGCCCCAGCCTTCCTTGTCCActtcgtcctcctcctcctcctccgctgGCGGCAGCAGCAAGCAGCACGTCCTGTCCCTGAACAACAGCGCCTTCAGCGTCGCCAGCAGCGGCAGCTTCAGCACCTCGCCCGTGCCCCGGCCCTCCTCCGCCAGCAGCGGCTTTGTGGACAGCAGCGAGGGCAGCACGGCCTCCTCGGGCGTCCCCTGGCACTCGGGCGGGCCTTACGACTACCACCCGCGGCGGCGCCTCTCGCTCTCTCAGGAGCACATCACCGACGCCGGGACCCTCCTGCCTTCGGCCAGCAGCACGCCCACCTCCACCCCGGAGCTGAGCCGCCGGCAGGGCCTCCTGCGCTGCCGCTCCCAGCCCTGCGTGCTGCACGAGCGGAAGAGCGGTCTGAAGCGCCGGCGCGAGGAGGACGTGCGATGGAGCCGGCCCTCGCTGGATTTCCTCAAGATGACTCGGGTAAGGTCAGGGGCGGGCGTTTGCAGTGGGGGTTGAGCGGTTATCCAAGATGTCAACATACCCATAACATTTAAGCATACATGCCCTCCCTTAAGCCAAATGGCTTTCCGTTCGTTTTTTGACTACCAAGAGCAGTAAGGAATAATTTTtacctcaaaataaaaaaattctaaaaacgACAGTTTCATGTCAGAAGTACCAAAACTAAACTGCTTTGAA
Above is a genomic segment from Lepisosteus oculatus isolate fLepOcu1 chromosome 1, fLepOcu1.hap2, whole genome shotgun sequence containing:
- the LOC102685042 gene encoding protein FAM53A translates to MLVGVSGDKGTTTMVTLITEKLQNQSLNDLPCKAYSINLHSSEKLNQSGSLFPYEIHEESPWRVISRACPIRTEATKNAPFYFPLCPFSRGAPDSVGLQWQRDVTGLRTSGSSSGGSRPGSGCGISPSVLPGWISELNLNENCGPPLAPPTKRHCRSLSEPDELARCRSPWKPGSGSKVWTPVSKRRCNSGGSATLQRCNSHGGATLPRSPSVSLPQPSLSTSSSSSSSAGGSSKQHVLSLNNSAFSVASSGSFSTSPVPRPSSASSGFVDSSEGSTASSGVPWHSGGPYDYHPRRRLSLSQEHITDAGTLLPSASSTPTSTPELSRRQGLLRCRSQPCVLHERKSGLKRRREEDVRWSRPSLDFLKMTRTLKNSKSLCSLDYEEDDDPHMKTIVSSPCDSSDHLMNVITPGSSPMKEGLCRLHRLASCHSTACHIRAFSSTAAVSESDEDTSDCESNEGGVFPLDCVDLDLEQIENN